The following proteins are encoded in a genomic region of Synechococcus sp. ROS8604:
- a CDS encoding lasso peptide biosynthesis protein, whose translation MNLRPASYLFFSLADANIWLLINLLPDYVVFNLIKNRPWKKLTLKSQKRLIAFLIPRVKSLIMQRSCHSKMFSSCLSRSTLGRVLLDILGVQNELHIGMTAVRKDLRIPHAWLTSLGKELTPGINANDDCHILTL comes from the coding sequence ATGAACTTAAGGCCCGCTTCGTATCTATTCTTCAGTCTGGCAGACGCTAACATATGGCTTCTTATCAATTTACTTCCTGACTATGTGGTTTTTAATTTAATCAAAAACAGGCCTTGGAAAAAATTAACGCTAAAGAGCCAAAAGCGTTTGATTGCTTTTTTAATCCCTAGAGTCAAAAGCCTTATAATGCAGAGAAGCTGCCATTCCAAGATGTTTTCTAGTTGCCTAAGTCGGTCGACTCTTGGCAGAGTATTACTTGATATTCTAGGCGTACAAAATGAACTTCACATAGGAATGACAGCAGTAAGGAAAGATCTCCGAATTCCTCACGCTTGGCTTACAAGCTTAGGCAAGGAGCTCACCCCAGGCATTAATGCTAACGACGATTGCCATATCTTAACATTATAG
- a CDS encoding PqqD family protein produces MKLYSRSSDVCSAELDGTACLFDPSTAEYLNLNSSGTAIWNAISVPKTIEDIISELLNQFDVEPDQCTKETANFLQEAVNKGMIKAINR; encoded by the coding sequence ATGAAGCTTTATTCTCGGAGTTCTGATGTTTGCTCTGCCGAGCTGGATGGCACGGCATGCCTCTTTGATCCTTCCACTGCGGAATATTTAAATTTGAATTCATCAGGGACTGCCATATGGAATGCAATAAGCGTACCTAAAACTATAGAAGACATCATCTCTGAATTGCTGAACCAATTCGACGTTGAACCTGATCAATGCACGAAAGAGACAGCTAATTTCCTCCAAGAAGCAGTAAATAAAGGCATGATCAAAGCAATAAATCGATGA